The Trueperaceae bacterium DNA segment CGTGGCCACCTGGGCCGACATCGAAGACTCGAAGCGGGATCTGGACTACCGCCCGTCCACGCCGATGGCGGAGGGGATCCGCCGCTTCGTCGACTGGTACCAGGAGCATTACGCCGCGATCGCTACTGCCCGATGAGGGTCGCTTACATAACCATGCAGTTCCCGGTGCCGTCCGAGACGTTCGCCCGTAACGACGTCCGCCGGCTCACCGGCCGAGGCGTCGAGATCGCCGTCCACACCCTGCTGCCCGGCCGGCGGGACGCCTTAGAGCTGCTGGCCCAGAGCGGCCTCTCCTCGCTACCGATCTACGCCAACGGCCCAGGGCCCTCGCTCCGGGGTCTCGGCGCAGCGCTGCTCAGGCCGCGGCTGCTCTGGCGCACTCTCCGCTGGGTGTGGCGGGACAACCGGCCGTCTCACGCCCTGCTGACTACCGCCATCATCCCGCGCGCCTTCGGGATCCTGGCCTCGCTGGAGGAAGACCGGCCCGACGTCGTCCACATCTTCTGGGGCCACTACCCGGCCGTCGTGGGCTTCCTCGTCCGTGAACGCCTTCCCGGCGTGCCCGTGTCGATGGCCCTCAACGCTTACGACCTGACCATGAGGTACGGCGGCTCACCCGAGGTGGCGCGGCGAGCGTCGTTCCTGAGGACCCACGCCCGTGTGAACGTCGCCGACGTGGCGAGCTTCACGGGCGTACCCGAAGAACGCGTGAACGTCATCTACAACGGCGTCGATCTCGAGTGGCTCGACGGTATCGCCGCCGGCGTGGAGAAGGTCCCGGGAAGGCTGGCGGTGGCCGGGCGACTCATCGAGTCGAAGGGGATCGACGAGGTGATCCGGGTATTCGCCCGGGTACGGGAGGAACACGCCGATGCCTCGCTCGTCGTCATGGGGGAGGGCCCCGCGCGGCGCGAGCTCGTTCGGCTGGCGGAATCGCTCGGCGTCGACCATGCCGTCAGCTTCCTGGGCCACGTTCCCCACGCCTGGGTGGTGGAGGAGTTGGCCCGGGCGCAGGTCGTCCTCCTCCTGTCACGGAAGGACTCGGAGCGCCTCCCCAACGCGATCAAGGAGGGGATGGCCTGCCGCTCCGTCTGCGTGGCGACGGACACCCCGGGCATGGACGAACTGATCGACCACGGCCGCAGCGGCTATATCGTCCGAGCGGGCGAAACCGAGAAGACCGCTGAGATGGTCTCGAGCGTGCTGGCGGGCCGGGTCGACGTGAGCGCCATGGTCGAGGAGGCGCGGCGCCAGATCGAGAGGAACTTCGATCTGCGGGTCACCACCGAAAGCTACCTGCGCGCCTGGGGCTCTCTCGTGGGCACGGTCGAGGGCGCCTCGGAGCCGGTTGCCGCCGCCGGCGACTGACGCCTTCAGGGCGAACGACGTTCGGGCCAGGCGGACCTGGCGGGTTTCAGGCGGCAGCGCCGCGACGATCAACCGGCATCGGCCCGTCTGGAGCGCTTGTAGACGTAGCGCCATATCAGGAGCAGGAGCCCGAAATCGAGCAACGCCACCGGCAACGCCAGCGCCGGCAGGGTATTCACCACCCAGGCGACGGCCGCGAGTACCGCGGTGATGCCGAGGACGGTGAGGGTGACGAAGCGGTGGCTGAAGCCCAGCTGCACCGCGCGTTGATAGGCGTGCGACCGGTGCGCTTCGTACCAGCGTTCTCCTGCCAGCCACCGCTGGATCAGGGTTGCCGTGCTGTCGACCACGAAGACGCCGAGCAGCAGCAGCCAGACGAGCAGCGGTGGGCCGCCGCTGGCCTCCGAGTAGAGTGCTACGACCGCGAAGACGTAACCGAGGAACCCGCTGCCGGCGTCGCCCATGAAGATGCGGGCGGGCGGCAGGTTCCACTGCAGGAAGCCGGCGCAGCTGGCGGCGACCAGCGCCGCGAACCAGGCGAGTCCGACGTTGCCGCCGGCGCTCGCCAGCAGGGCTCCTACCGCGCCCACCAGCACCGCCTGGCCCGCCGCCAGGCCGTCGATACCGTCCATGAAGTTGTAGAGGTTTATGAGCCACACCACAAGCAACCAGGCGAGTGGGTAGCCGAAGGCGCCCAGGTCGAGCTCGATGGTCCCCAGTCGCACGCCCTCCAGACCGCCCAGCATCCAGACCGCCCAGGCTGCGACGAGCGAGTGGACCAGGAAGCGACGTGAGGCCGGTAGCGAGAAGCGGTCGTCGAGCCAGCCGGTGACCGCGATGGGCAGCGAACCGAGGAGCGCCAGCCACAGCGGCGAGTCGGCCGGGAAGAAGAACCACATCAAGGGCAGGCTGATCAGTATCGTCGTGACGAAGCCCAGGCCACCGCCTCGGGGGACGGCCGCCTGGTGGAGCGAACGGCCGTTGGGAACGTCGAGGATGCGGCGGCTGCGGGCGTACTCCTTCACCCGCGCGGTGATGGCCGAACTCATCAGAGCCGCTGCCGACATGACCAGGACCGGGATCACGCCTGTACCTCCCGCCGGTACCAGGCGGCTATCCGGTCCGCGGCCTCCACCAGGTCGTATCGGGGGGTGTAACCGGTGGCCCGCCGGAGTTCGTCGATCGAGTAGGTGACCGACCTCGAGAGAGAGGCGATCCGTTCCTCACCCAGGAGCGGGAGGCGGTTCCGCCGGTCCGCGAGCCTGGACTCGAGCGATGCCGCCGCCCCGACCAGCCCAGCGGGCAGGGGGAGCAGCAGGGGCCGCTTGCCCAGTGCTCGCGCGAACGCTAGCACGATCTCCCGCAGCGTGTAGGAGCGCTCGTCCCCCACGACGAAGGTCCGCCCGAAGCAGCTCGGATTCCCGGCGCAGAGCAGGACGGCCGCGGCAACGTTCTTCACGTAGCAGAAGGGGATCAGCGACCTGCCGCCGGCCGGGAGTGGAACGACCGGCAGAGAGACGAGCCGGCAGAGCGAGCGCGCCAGGCCACGCCCCTCCCCGAATACGGAAGTGGGCCTGAGCACCGTGACGTGCAACCGATCGCGGTACGAGGCTAGGAGCTGCTCGGCCCTCAGTTTGCTCCAGGCGTAAGCGGTGGCGGGGGGAGCCGAATCGGCCTCCGTGACATGCTCGCCGGTGCAGGGTCCCATCGCCGCGACGCTGCTCAGGTGAACGAGCTGGCGGGCGCCCTTTAGCGCGCATGCCTCGGCCAGAGCGACGACTCCCTCCACGTTCACTCGCTCGAGGAGCCGCCTACCGTCCACGGTCGCGTCGTTGGCGTTGGCGTAGCCCGCGCAGTTCACGACCACGTCTCCCGGGCAGATCAGTGCCCGCAGGGTCTCCGGGGCCGTCAGGTCTGCCGCACGCTCTCCGCTGCCCGGCTTACGGGCCGCTGACACCAGCTCGAACTCGGGATGCTCCGCTGCCTCCGAAGCCACCGACTTGCCGATGAAGCCGCCGGCTCCGATGACCACAAGCCGGGTCATGCCGATACTGGTCGCGGCGCCGCTTCCTGCAGGTTCGACTCGAGGCGGGGAACGGCGGGCGCCTTCGCCCGGAACGGGAAGCGGCCGCCGCTGACGACGTTGAGCAGGAAACCGCAACCGTAGCCGATGTGCATCGCAACGAACGCTCCTGGCAAACGCAGG contains these protein-coding regions:
- a CDS encoding glycosyltransferase; translation: MRVAYITMQFPVPSETFARNDVRRLTGRGVEIAVHTLLPGRRDALELLAQSGLSSLPIYANGPGPSLRGLGAALLRPRLLWRTLRWVWRDNRPSHALLTTAIIPRAFGILASLEEDRPDVVHIFWGHYPAVVGFLVRERLPGVPVSMALNAYDLTMRYGGSPEVARRASFLRTHARVNVADVASFTGVPEERVNVIYNGVDLEWLDGIAAGVEKVPGRLAVAGRLIESKGIDEVIRVFARVREEHADASLVVMGEGPARRELVRLAESLGVDHAVSFLGHVPHAWVVEELARAQVVLLLSRKDSERLPNAIKEGMACRSVCVATDTPGMDELIDHGRSGYIVRAGETEKTAEMVSSVLAGRVDVSAMVEEARRQIERNFDLRVTTESYLRAWGSLVGTVEGASEPVAAAGD
- a CDS encoding glycosyltransferase family 4 protein yields the protein MIPVLVMSAAALMSSAITARVKEYARSRRILDVPNGRSLHQAAVPRGGGLGFVTTILISLPLMWFFFPADSPLWLALLGSLPIAVTGWLDDRFSLPASRRFLVHSLVAAWAVWMLGGLEGVRLGTIELDLGAFGYPLAWLLVVWLINLYNFMDGIDGLAAGQAVLVGAVGALLASAGGNVGLAWFAALVAASCAGFLQWNLPPARIFMGDAGSGFLGYVFAVVALYSEASGGPPLLVWLLLLGVFVVDSTATLIQRWLAGERWYEAHRSHAYQRAVQLGFSHRFVTLTVLGITAVLAAVAWVVNTLPALALPVALLDFGLLLLIWRYVYKRSRRADAG
- a CDS encoding NAD-dependent epimerase/dehydratase family protein, with the translated sequence MTRLVVIGAGGFIGKSVASEAAEHPEFELVSAARKPGSGERAADLTAPETLRALICPGDVVVNCAGYANANDATVDGRRLLERVNVEGVVALAEACALKGARQLVHLSSVAAMGPCTGEHVTEADSAPPATAYAWSKLRAEQLLASYRDRLHVTVLRPTSVFGEGRGLARSLCRLVSLPVVPLPAGGRSLIPFCYVKNVAAAVLLCAGNPSCFGRTFVVGDERSYTLREIVLAFARALGKRPLLLPLPAGLVGAAASLESRLADRRNRLPLLGEERIASLSRSVTYSIDELRRATGYTPRYDLVEAADRIAAWYRREVQA